GCGTTTTGGGAAACGAGCTAGAGCCATACATAACAAGGCTACTGTTAATGAAATTACTGAGGATGATGTCAGTAATTTGAGTGATCAGATCCGTCAATTAAAAGTacatcatctttcttttattgcttaATGTCATACTTCTGTGTGAATTATGCAACTGTTTAGATTTGTAATTGGGGTTCTTTGAATACAGGAAGAGCTGATAAGGGTGAAGTCCAGTACAAACAGCTATGATGGCAATAGTTGCAAAAATCTCAGAGCATGGAACACCCGCGAAAGCTTGAATAGGTTGAGATTGAGTCTTAACCACTCAATCATGCTATCTCAGATAGATGCTTTCcaggatgaagaagaagctcCCGAACGGAATCTTCCCGAAGAGAATCTAGCTGAAATTTTCAACCATTTGCAAAAGTTGTGCTCTTCCTCTGAAGAAAATTTATATGACACGGTTTCTTCCTCTGATCAAACTGGAAATAGGTTTTTTCCCTCCAAAGATAGCTTTGCTGATGGTATGAAACTGAAGAGCATGATGGATAGTGATACAGATCTTAGGAAGCTCAAAGTTCAGCAATCATGTCCGGCCCAAAGTTGCCCAAACCAAACAATAAATGATTACATACATGAAGGAAATGACTGTTCTAACAAGGATTTGAGCTATAACATTGAGGAGTCTGTTGAAAATGCTGGGGTTCCTGATCCTTTTATTACTCAAAAGGAAGATATCACAAAAACTGTAGAAAAGTTGGCACCTCACAAAGCCTTTGATATTTGTGGATCCAGTACTACGCTTCAGGTCAGTCCATGCACACCATCCAACATCCTTCAGGGACCAACTGAATCTACTTCTCCGAGAATCACAGATCATAAACAGAAGGGCTTGAGTAGCCAAAGTCTTTTAAGCCATAATTATTGCTCAACTGAGACTGCTTCTCCTAGGCCAAAGGTTCCAAAAGTGCATGAATCGCATTCCAAGCAAGAAACTTGTGGCCTTAGTGCATCCAGTCGGTCAAGCAAAAAGGTATTGTCTTCAACTGAACATCTGGCTGCCAGTCTCCAACGTGGTATGGAAATATTTGATAATCATCGACAAGATTCTAGTACGAGGAAACCATCATCCTTTTCCTTCGTGGATTTGAGCCAGAAACCCTTTGAAGAAACAAATAGAGTTAATGCGGAGGTGCAAACATCCTCAAACTCAACCAGGACTCCCATTTTGTTCATGTGCATGGCTTGCAAGAAGGTGAACAAGGTGATGTTGGAGCCACAAAAATGTGTTGACTTTGAGAATGGGTCCAGTTCAGAGGTCACCATAAACTCATGTGAAATGGAAGCATCAGAAAGCCAGGTAGTTTTAGAAGCTGTAGTTTTCTACAGCATGTCATAGTTGATTGATCTTctgtttgtttttctcatatgtttcaactttttataattgttattccttttttttttttttttcgagtcAGGTAATAGGACCTTTAGCAAATGTCTTGGACAAGGAAAATCTTCTGGCAGATGCCTCATCAGACCAAGCTGCTATAAACAAACAGCTGAATCTCTTGGTAagtaaatattttcaattttctgtgACATGATTCTTTTCATGGAAAAGCACAGTGGGATTTTATGACAATATAACTTCGAATCTTCAGGTCCAGCAGTATCAACAAGAGTGTGCACAAAATTTACAACTCATCAATAGTCAGAAGGATGAAATTGTACGCCTTGAGGGTCTCCTAAATGCTAATCTAATATCTAATGAAGTATCTGAAGCTAGAAGATGTTATCCACTGGCAGAATATGAATGCCAGGTAAGTTTTGAGTTCTCTATATCCATTTAGTAATATTTCATTACTGTAGCATAAATGCATTTACGCAATTCTTGCAGAACTTAAATGGCAATCATAATGGCAATGATCAGCTGGTGAGAAAAGCAAACAGTGACCtagaaaaactgaaaatggaGTTTGATTCCAAATATATAGCTTCTTGTGGTTTGACAGAGAAGGAAGCTCTTCTTTGGGAGATAGAAGATTTGAGGAATCAGTTGCAATCATACATGGAGGGTAGAAAAACTTCTCAGAAAGAGACCCCTTCATTGTTTCAATCAGCTCACTTGAGAAAAAGCATTTGTGTGGAACCAACAACTGATGCATCTTCAACAAAAGATGACACCTTTGAGCTTGAAAGGCAGAGGTGGATGGAAGCCGAAAGTCAATGGATTTTGTTGACTGAAGGTTTGAGGGTTGATATGGAAAGCAGCAGGAGTCTTGCAGAAAGAAAAGAGCTAGAACTCAACCTAGAAAAGAAATGTTCAAACGAGTTGAATGATGCATTGCAAAGGGCAATTCAAGGACATGCCAGAATTATTGAACAGTATGCTGATCTCCAAGACAACTATATAACATTGCTTTCACGTCATAGAAAAATTATGGAGGGTATAGAAGAGATGAAGCGTGTAGCTTCCAAAGCTGGTAAAAGAGGTGCTGGATCAATTCTTGCTGAATCCCTTGCTGCAGAACTGTCAGTTCTGAGATTCGAGAAGGATAGAGAAAAAGACCatcttaaaaaggaaaataggaGGCTGAACATTCAGCTCAAGGATACTGCAGAAGCTGTACAAGCAGCTGGAGAACTTCTTGTCAGACTAAAACATGCAGAAGCGGCTGCCATTAATGCAGAGGTTAGTAACATTGTTTATAGCATTTTTAAATTATTACTTTTAGGTTTTTTTCTCTGATTCCTCCCTACTTTACTTGCACATATATTCCCATGTTAGTGTATACCAACttccttcttactttcttcGCTTGCCATATTGATTCCCAAGTTTGCTTCTTATGAACAAATGACATAACCTCTAAAtaggaaagaggaaaagggcCTCAAATGGAAAAATAGGAATCTAGATAACCAAAATATGCTTTAAAATTTACTGTCAATCTGTCATTAACTAGTATGGGTAACAAAAGTGTAGATTTGCCTGGATAATGTACTATGTTAGAGATCAGTTTGTCAACTTCCCACATGCCTGCCATGAATTTAGAAATTGTGTACAGCTGTGGGTGTGTTACCATGCAGTTACATGGTAACAGACTCTTGGTCTCATGTCAAAGGTCAAGTTATTTGAAATGGTATGTTGTAAGAGTATAATTAATATACATCAGGAAAGTATAATTGCAATATTTTATAGAAAAACTTATGTTGGCATATTCTTATTATGTAGGAGAGATGCgaaaattttaaagaagaaGTTGAACATATGAAGCACAAAATGGAAAAACTGGAGAAAAAACATGTGAAAGAGCTCGATCTACTCAAAGCCCATCTTGCGAATAGCCGTCTTCCAGAGTCGGCTTTGGAGCCTCTTTTCCAGCAGCAGGCAGATAGTAGTTCAATTTTGCATGGCCAACATGAGGGATGGGGACAAGATTTTGCTCCATATTACCATGAGAGAGGTGGAATATTTTCTAGTACTAGTAACCAAATGCTTTCACAAAGCAATACCCGGAACACAATTTGGGAGAAATGGAATGAGAGTGCAGCATAATCTTGAAATTGCTGCTTGAGTTTGGCCTACTTATCAGCTGATTAGGTGACAAATTTATCACCTCGTTATGTATTTGTCTTGGCAGTTTGGCTTATCAATATGTAAAATGTGTATTGCACACTTATTTGAAAATGCATTTATTGGAATTGGCATGCTCTTGGGTTTTCAAACACGTAAATGCCTTCAATGTAGTTGGCTTGCTCCTGGTTTCCAAATAAAAGGTTATGATCTCAAAATTCATGTGATTGCCTTTGGAAAAGTATACTTAGAAAAATACTTTTAGCACCTTCATTTCAGCTCAAGCTTTAGTCAGGCCGGTTCAAGCCTTGAGCTCAAATTAGAGCTGGGCACACGATGAACAAAGCCAAGTTTAAATTCGGCTCAACTGGCAGTATTTTAAGTGcacaaaattaaaatgaaaacaagaaatttaATAAGATTTTTACTTAAAAGGTCCCTTTTGACTTGGGAGAAATATTTATGTTGGAGACACATGGCAGAATCAAATGCAAGAAAAGGAATTTCCAAAACTATTTACACTCAATTCCTAAAACCTATTTTTTCTAAGTCTACTTCGGAAAAGGATGTAAACCATTAGGATTCGATCAAATCTGCTCCTCAGAAAATTTGATTTAGTTAAATTCTAGACAATCAAATTCACGCTGACTGTTTTTAAAATTCGAGTTTGGATCTAACATTAACAAAattaagatttcatttttatgtGTGATTGCACCAGATCATTACCTAATCCTAGTCCTATAATGGactcagatttagattcaattaTGAAACCATGTACAAAATGGGAAATCAGATTATTAGTCAATATAGgcttttggattcaaaatgaaGCCCTTGATCAGGtatattcatttcatttacattcatATTTGTTGGTGTTCGACTATCTTCAATGTTTGGCCCCAAATGACAAGACATGTATTCGGGAATTAATGTGTGCCCTGGAATAAAAGGTGAGATTCTTGTATGGTCTTCCACAATGCCTCTTAATAGAAGTCTTCATATTCTTAGTTCTGCATGCCAACCTGTAGTTCCTATCGTTAGGATCATGCATCTTCCATATGATCCCACCGTCATTCAATGCTGCTTATGTGCATCTCCTACTCATGGGTCTTTTCCTTTAGTATTACCATCATCTCATCCACCTGTATTACTCCACTATTGACATCATGACATGCATTACTCCATAGTTGTAATGGTTGTCTCCACCATTTAGAGCTTGTCCGCCTCTTTGTTGTGTGTGGAAAACATTGTATCAAACACTTTCGAACGAGTCTTTTGAAGCACACAATTGTGCGGGGGTTGTGAATGCAAAGATTTGGCCTATTTGTTGAAGAAATTTTAACATCCATTGTGTCACTAGCAACTAGCTAATATCTTCTGCTGATATGTCAAATTAATAAATTTGGTGCTTCAAGAGTTTGAAGACATTTTAAGAGAGTTCACATTGTTCAAAATTGACATAAATCGGTTGCAAACTCGTGAAAAGGAGAAATAATATATTATGTGGATTAGATCAACATTGTCAGATACTGTCATATTTTCATGCATTGAAAACCATTGTTTCCATGAACACTTGCTAGCattttcataatattgttgTGATTCATGAAGTTAGGTTGCATGAATTTCCATGTAAGTCGGCATTTATGCATGTACCTCTACTTGCATGAACGGTTTTTGGTATGTTCATATTGTTAGCATGTATGCAAGTACACATAATTGTATTCATGCAGTTACTAATATTAATTTCATATTGCTGTGATTCATGAAGGCTGCATTACTTACCACGTAAATCACCATTTATGCATGTACCTCTACCTGCATGAGTGGATCCTAGTATTTTCATATTTGCTAGCATGTATTTAAATAATTGTATTAATGTACTTTACATGATTAGTTTATATGTTTAGAAATTTTCATGCATGACAAACATCGATTTACAAGTTCCGCAACATGTAAATAACAATTTAGCATTTTGCCACACAAGAACCTCAAAAATAGCCTTATACCAAATAATTGTGATTTACAAAGCACATATCATAGTGATCTATCATGCACAAGGATTTAAATATGCATATTATTTGTTTGCATATCacaaaatattttgtgaataCAACATGAACTTGTCGGTAGGCCTGAATGGTTGAGCTCGGTTCGTTAATGCCCGGCTCAAGTTCGCGCTTTAAATGATCTTTTGTCCGAGCTCCAGTCAAAGGTTCGGCTCGTCTATCTTTTTTGGGTCGAGTTCGAGACCTTTGATCACGAGTCGTTTAACTTAACTTAGCTCAGGTGAAAGCCATTGCCGAATCGTAACGTTGGGCAAGTACTTGTTTTTTTTCgtcagttttcattttcaatttctccATCTATTtgctcttcctctccctctttctcatGGTAATGCCGCAACGGAggttcccctctctctctctctctctctctctctctccccccacttctttctctctctcaatctgaaAAAAGGAGGGTTTCTGAAAAAACCCTTGCTCCTCCAATCAAGAAGGGTTCAGAAACCTTGCTTGAGTGAGTGTTTCTGCTCCCTTAGACCCTTGCTCGAGTGAGGGTCTCTGAAACCCTCAAGCGAGGGTTTTAGAAACTGAAACCCATGTCCAAGGGTTTCAGTTGATCAATGGTAAACCCACGAACTGAAgattttttgatttttctaaCGTGTGATTGTTCCTCTTCATCTGCAGAACATATCGCCTCCCGCTTCTGCTGCCATCTCCTTCTATGAGTTAAGCTAGTTGAACGAGCCACTCTCGAGCTCTAGCACAGTccatcgagctcgagctggagCTAATATTGTAAAGCTTGACTTGCCCTCAAGGCAAGCTCGAGTAGTGCAAAATAAGAgacgagccgagctcaagcgggctgagcttgggctcgactcagctcatgttcaAGCCTATTTGTCTGagagcaaaacaaaaaagaaaaaaaatgaagcacttgaaaaactTCATTGGaaacatagaaaataaaaaaagcgaCAAAACAAGACATGTAATAATACTaatgatgaaggaaaaatgaaaagaatataaCACATGAAAATCCTTCAAGGGAAATATTTAGAAATAGAGTTGACAATAGAAAGTATGCCCATGACAGTGATAGCAagtttgttatttcatacctatGAATGGTCATGAATGATAAAGATGACACATATGTGTTCCACCATAATTTTTACATTCAATTATGCTTTAAACCACTCATCGAACAAATTGCACAATAGGTTGTAGTGAAAATATATCTTAGTTTCAAAGGATGAAGTAAACCAAGAATTCAACAAAGGAACCTAAATATCAGGATGTTAATGTGGTGTAAGAATGATACTAGGAGgactttcaaataaaatatgagaCTACACAAGCATTTGTGATTTCTATATTAAGATCCAATGAAAAGGTAAAAAGCTATGCATGCAACAATGAGCAAATTGGTTGATAGTGTCGGTAATATTTCAAGGTAGATGCATAATTAATTTATAAAGGTAATTAAATTATACTCATGATAATGTGCTACTTGTAATTTAGCTTATAGAAATAACTGACCACAACTATGTaaccaaaataaaatattttacacgCATGGCAGACATACACACATAAAAGCACATAGAGCCACCAAATTACCTTTCTAGTTATAAGAAAACGTTTAAAATAGATAAAACTTTGCATGAGTATACAACTCCACTATGAGCACCAAGTTTACTTGTATAGATATGGTGTCACACTCCAATGTGAACACCAAGTTTACTTATATGGATATGGTGCCACACATGGCACCGTGTCCACAATTGCTAACATTTCCATCTTCAACCAATCTTGAAAGGAGATCATTGTAATACACACACCATCCTTGAtattgattttgtcaaaaatagaatgtaaatatgaaataataagagAAAATACCAACTTTTATGGAATCCCATGTAGTAGAGGTTCATTGAGTAAAAATCATTGAGTAAAAAACACCTGTTGAGAAGACATGCATCCTTTGAAGAGTGCCCATTGGAAAGAGATGCATTTTAAAGAAAGTAGCTGgaaaaagatgcattttttgaaaaacaactctttaaataaaacatttcaaacaatttgttttttagtgAAAAGTTACAACTCTTCATGTGACTAAGGGAAATGGTTAGCGTCCATCTAGTCAAATATGACCAACATGAGGCTACCGTTGCCACTTGCCTACTAAAATGGGTTAACATATTATCCTTGGCTACATTGGCTGAAAACATAGTACATCAACTTACTCCCATTGATTAGAGTTTATTTTTAACAAAGCATATctatcacaaaaaaatgtgttaattcaaatatatcataAACTTATATGATAAACATGTTTACAAAATAATTTCTCTGATATGCTTATTGTTAGGGGCAGCAACTATATCATTTATAGGTAAATAACTAAATGTAATTTAATTTCCTTTGATTATATCATGGATGTACTAGTATTTAACTTTGGTCTCACTTTCTTCTTGAATTATTAACACCATCTTGCATAAGTGTACATAATTGACGACATTAGTCatagtaaatttaagttgaTTCGTTGGCTATGACTGACtacaaatattttatgaagCAGCTTATCTATTGACAAATGTTGTAGTCATGTTATGAGTTGTATACTTACCTTATTCTATATGTTGCACCGCACAACCTCTCTTATTGCATAACTAAGAAATATCACCAtctccaaaaaaacaaaatataccTAGAAGTTGATTTGCTTTCATTTCTACTTCTTATAAAGTCAATATTAGAGTAACAAATCACTTTCAATTCATTGTTTTGATAATATAATCTTAAGTTTTAGTCCatttcaaaatctaaatatCCTATTCATAGATTTCCAATGTAGCCAACTTACATTGCTTTGAGAACAGTTTGCTCGAGCTATTGCAAAACTTATATTGGGTCTTGTTCACAACATAAAGTACATCAAGTTTTATATATCTTGAGTATAAGGGACAATAAAATTCCTTGTCCTTTACATGGAGAATCATCTTAGCACAAGCTTACCTCTTTCTCCATAGAAGTATTCACCGACTTACAACCATATACTTTCAATTTATTTATCATATCGTTGATGTAACTAACATAAAGTGATCTATTGTAATTTTTGTACCCAAGATATGAGATACTTCTTCCATGTCTTGAATTTCAAAGTGAAAGCTCAACCATGACTTGGTtttgacaatcatgtcattgtAATTTTTACTCAAAagaataacatcaacataaagagataaaattgcaaaattaatctcattttttcaaaataaacatAATTGTAAAGTGTACTAACCATATTCCGATCTTCGTGATAGCTTTAACAAATATCACTGTTGTGATGACCattcaacatatatattttatattcttgaCCCTTAAATTTGTAACCCTCTAATTGTTGCATAAAAAAGAATGACTTAAGATAGGGTGAAGACGCCTCTTAAGGTTTGGACCTGGTGGGTTATAGGTTCAAATCAATAAGGAGTCACAGGTTAGTAGTGGGTCGGGTGGATATTAGGAGTTGATGATCCGCCCCAAGCTTAGTAGTATATAAAGTGTTTTAGTCGTTAACCCTAATTATGAATGCATTAGTGGATTAGTTTCAGTGGAGGCTAGGCTTTCACAGGAGAAAAGTGCGTGAGTTGCAATTTGTTAGCCGTAGGCTAACAAATttgtatcagagccatggccaACCCCAACAAGGTGACTTGAAAGGATGTCATGACAGCAATAAAGGCGCATAGGGAGCAAATGGAAGAGTCACTAGCACTGATGAAACAGCGATTGCAGGCCATCGAGAATCAAAATCAGGAAGAAGAAGCTCGGATGCAGGCATTCATGGCTGAACAGCATGCCTTGGTCACGATGATCAGGGAAATGCTTCAGCGAAATCGTGGATCGGGGTCGCCCAGTACTGAGTGAACTGAAACGGTGAACGGTGAGTCTCGCCACCCTCGACCCCACccctctttttctcctcctcctcctccgccacCTCCTCAGTCTGGCAGGATGTTCAACTCTGATGTCAAGGGCGGGAGCAGAGGAACTAACGCAGGCCCTTGGAAACAACCTAGAATGGACTTCCCTCGATTTTCAAGGGAAGACCCTTTAAGTTGGGTCTTCAAGGCAGAGCAATTTTTCGAGTGCTATGGAATCACCAACGAGCAGCGGGTGGGTCACGCAGCCATTCACTTCGACAGCCCTGCTATCCGATGGTACAGATGGCTGGTGACGTAGCATGGCAAGGCAGATTGGGAAGGGCTGGTCGACGCCATGAAATCACGTTTTCGGCCCTCAGCATTCCTGGACTACAATGTCGAACTGTCCACCATCAAACAGAAAGCATCAATCCTTGAGTATCAAGAACGTTTTGAAGAATTAAGTAACATGGTCAGGGGCTGGCCGATGGAAGCGCTGGTGGGAGCCTTCTTGGGTGGCCTGAAGGAAGATATCAGGATCGAGGTGCAGGCAGCCAAACCTCGCACACTCCCAGACTGCTTCTAGATGACACGAATGGTGGAAGAAAAACACAAGCATCTCGGCGGAAGCAGCAGGTTGTGGGCCATCGACAAGGGTAGCAAAAGCCCTAGGTCACGTGCAGAAAATTTTCCTCCATCAGCACAGGAAGCAAAACAGCATCCAACACCTCGACAAGTGATTAGGCACCTCACTCCAGATCAGATTAAGGATAAACGAATGTCAA
Above is a window of Nymphaea colorata isolate Beijing-Zhang1983 chromosome 8, ASM883128v2, whole genome shotgun sequence DNA encoding:
- the LOC116259387 gene encoding kinesin-like protein KIN-12F codes for the protein MKSSRRNHEEGLLREITNPLQNSKSMEAGPLSSVGKAITKNPSKQSKNSPITKNPGKKSKNSHKSGRENVPPSDLNVPPSAAVLPSPMETIQECDPRNKPAISATPDVQVAVRIRPLNDHEESGGRAVRKVSSDSLCIGDKTLVFDSVFDSDATQEDVFRQVGAPLVKNSLAGFNTTLLLYGQTGSGKTYTIWGPQSAIICDSVVNNLHRGIAPRFFEMLFSEIQKEKENCGDKQLSYQCRCSFLEVYNEQITDLLDPTKRNLQFKEDVKNGVYVENLTEDSVMNMDDVNNILIKGLSNRRVGATSMNSKSSRSHIILTCLIESWCKETTSTWFSSSKCSRICFIDLAGSEKQKLVDAGHQFMMEYKNVKQSLSYLGNVVKIVADGSQSGNSQHIPYRCSSLTYLLRDSIGGNTKLTVLCTISPAQRYCADTSSTLRFGKRARAIHNKATVNEITEDDVSNLSDQIRQLKEELIRVKSSTNSYDGNSCKNLRAWNTRESLNRLRLSLNHSIMLSQIDAFQDEEEAPERNLPEENLAEIFNHLQKLCSSSEENLYDTVSSSDQTGNRFFPSKDSFADGMKLKSMMDSDTDLRKLKVQQSCPAQSCPNQTINDYIHEGNDCSNKDLSYNIEESVENAGVPDPFITQKEDITKTVEKLAPHKAFDICGSSTTLQVSPCTPSNILQGPTESTSPRITDHKQKGLSSQSLLSHNYCSTETASPRPKVPKVHESHSKQETCGLSASSRSSKKVLSSTEHLAASLQRGMEIFDNHRQDSSTRKPSSFSFVDLSQKPFEETNRVNAEVQTSSNSTRTPILFMCMACKKVNKVMLEPQKCVDFENGSSSEVTINSCEMEASESQVIGPLANVLDKENLLADASSDQAAINKQLNLLVQQYQQECAQNLQLINSQKDEIVRLEGLLNANLISNEVSEARRCYPLAEYECQNLNGNHNGNDQLVRKANSDLEKLKMEFDSKYIASCGLTEKEALLWEIEDLRNQLQSYMEGRKTSQKETPSLFQSAHLRKSICVEPTTDASSTKDDTFELERQRWMEAESQWILLTEGLRVDMESSRSLAERKELELNLEKKCSNELNDALQRAIQGHARIIEQYADLQDNYITLLSRHRKIMEGIEEMKRVASKAGKRGAGSILAESLAAELSVLRFEKDREKDHLKKENRRLNIQLKDTAEAVQAAGELLVRLKHAEAAAINAEERCENFKEEVEHMKHKMEKLEKKHVKELDLLKAHLANSRLPESALEPLFQQQADSSSILHGQHEGWGQDFAPYYHERGGIFSSTSNQMLSQSNTRNTIWEKWNESAA